Proteins encoded together in one Anoxybacillus flavithermus window:
- a CDS encoding ribonuclease J, protein MKQAEKIRVFALGGVGEVGKNMYVVEVDEDIFVLDAGLMFPEDEMFGIDMVIPDISYLVEQQERIRGIFLTHGHDDHIGAIAYVLRKITVPVYGAKLTLALMEEKLKEQGITSKAKRIEVHADSEIVFEKAIVSFFQTNHSIPDCLGVSIQTSQGAIVYTSDFKFDQTPVGICRTDFGKMAKIGAQGVLCLLSDSTNAEKPGYTGSEAIVGQEISDVIYNAHGRVIVACFASNITRIQQVLNAARDHRRKVVIMSRHMHKVIDIAVRLGYLKLDENMIISMGEVDRYNDRDLVILTTGNQGEPMVALARMAKQAHKYINIKEEDTVIVASSPMPGHELFIARTIDALYRAGANVVYGQRQVHVPGHGYQEELKLMLNFMKPKYFIPVHGEFRMQKAHGKIAQAVGIRQDAIFLIEKGEVIEFRNGHARLGGKVPSGQILIDGLGIGDVGNIVLRDRRLLSQDGIMIVVVTLSKQEKRVVAGPEMISRGFVYVRESETLFEESIKIVKEIVEKSMEDYVIEWSSLKTNIRDALSQYLFEKTKRKPMILPIIMEV, encoded by the coding sequence ATGAAACAAGCAGAGAAAATTCGTGTGTTTGCTCTCGGCGGCGTGGGAGAGGTAGGCAAAAACATGTATGTCGTCGAGGTGGACGAAGACATTTTTGTCCTTGATGCAGGACTTATGTTTCCAGAGGACGAGATGTTCGGCATTGATATGGTTATTCCTGATATTTCGTATTTAGTGGAACAACAAGAACGTATTCGTGGCATTTTTTTAACACACGGTCATGACGATCATATTGGCGCAATTGCATACGTGTTGCGAAAAATTACTGTACCTGTGTACGGGGCAAAGTTGACGCTTGCGCTCATGGAAGAAAAATTGAAAGAGCAAGGGATTACATCGAAAGCGAAGCGCATCGAAGTACATGCTGACAGTGAAATTGTGTTTGAAAAAGCGATTGTGTCGTTTTTCCAAACGAACCATAGTATCCCGGATTGTCTTGGTGTAAGCATTCAAACATCGCAAGGCGCCATTGTATATACGAGCGATTTTAAATTTGATCAAACACCTGTTGGCATATGTCGCACCGATTTTGGTAAAATGGCGAAAATCGGAGCGCAAGGAGTGCTTTGTTTACTATCCGACAGTACAAACGCAGAAAAACCGGGATATACTGGTTCTGAAGCGATTGTTGGTCAAGAAATTTCCGATGTTATTTACAATGCCCATGGGCGTGTGATTGTCGCTTGCTTTGCCTCGAACATTACACGCATTCAACAAGTGCTAAACGCTGCTCGTGATCATCGACGGAAAGTGGTCATTATGAGCCGTCATATGCATAAAGTCATCGATATCGCGGTGCGCCTTGGGTACTTGAAATTGGATGAAAACATGATTATTTCGATGGGGGAAGTCGACCGTTACAACGATCGTGATTTAGTCATTTTAACGACAGGCAATCAAGGAGAACCGATGGTGGCGTTAGCACGCATGGCGAAACAGGCGCACAAATACATCAATATTAAAGAAGAAGACACAGTTATTGTCGCTTCTTCTCCGATGCCAGGGCATGAGTTATTTATTGCTCGCACAATTGATGCTCTATATCGTGCAGGAGCAAATGTCGTGTACGGACAACGTCAAGTCCATGTGCCTGGGCACGGGTATCAGGAAGAATTAAAGCTTATGTTAAATTTTATGAAACCAAAATATTTTATTCCGGTGCATGGAGAGTTTCGTATGCAAAAGGCGCATGGGAAAATTGCCCAAGCGGTCGGCATTCGTCAAGATGCGATTTTTCTAATTGAAAAAGGGGAAGTTATCGAATTTCGCAACGGTCACGCCCGTCTTGGTGGCAAGGTGCCGAGCGGTCAAATTTTAATTGATGGGTTAGGCATTGGAGACGTAGGAAATATTGTGTTGCGTGATCGTCGCTTACTGTCACAAGATGGAATTATGATCGTTGTTGTAACGTTAAGTAAACAAGAGAAGCGCGTCGTTGCTGGGCCAGAAATGATTTCACGCGGATTTGTATATGTGCGTGAATCCGAAACACTTTTCGAAGAATCAATAAAAATTGTGAAAGAGATTGTGGAAAAAAGTATGGAAGATTACGTCATTGAATGGTCTTCATTAAAAACAAACATTCGTGATGCACTTAGCCAATATTTATTTGAAAAAACAAAACGAAAACCGATGATTTTACCAATTATTATGGAAGTATAA
- the dapA gene encoding 4-hydroxy-tetrahydrodipicolinate synthase: MVQFGQIATAMVTPFDNKGNIDFAKTTQLVNYLIENGTDSLVVAGTTGESPTLTTEEKLALFRHVVDVVDGRVPVIAGTGSNNTRVSIELTKKAEQIGVDAVMIVAPYYNKPNQEGIYQHYKAIAESTSLPVMVYNIPGRAVVNISVETIVRLSEIPNIVAVKDASGNLDAMTEIIAKTRDDFMLYSGDDGLTLPVLAIGGKGVVSVASHIIGNEMKEMIEAFMSGDNKKAATIHQKLLPIMKALFAAPSPVPVKTALQLKGLDVGSVRLPLVPLTEQERLQLMHVLQR; encoded by the coding sequence GTGGTTCAATTTGGTCAAATTGCCACAGCGATGGTCACCCCATTTGACAATAAAGGGAACATCGATTTTGCGAAAACAACGCAATTAGTGAACTATTTAATTGAAAACGGTACAGATTCACTCGTTGTTGCTGGAACAACAGGAGAATCTCCAACGTTAACGACAGAAGAAAAGTTGGCGCTTTTCCGTCACGTTGTCGACGTTGTTGATGGACGTGTCCCTGTTATTGCTGGAACAGGGAGCAACAATACGCGTGTATCGATTGAACTAACGAAAAAGGCAGAACAAATCGGTGTCGATGCGGTGATGATCGTCGCGCCGTATTACAACAAACCGAACCAAGAAGGAATTTACCAACATTATAAAGCGATTGCTGAAAGCACGTCGTTGCCTGTCATGGTGTACAACATTCCAGGGCGAGCTGTCGTCAATATTTCCGTTGAAACAATCGTTCGCCTCTCCGAAATTCCAAACATTGTAGCTGTCAAAGATGCAAGCGGAAATTTAGATGCGATGACGGAAATTATAGCAAAAACGCGCGATGATTTTATGCTATATAGCGGAGATGATGGATTGACCCTTCCTGTATTAGCTATTGGTGGAAAAGGTGTCGTTTCCGTTGCCTCGCATATTATCGGCAACGAAATGAAAGAAATGATAGAAGCTTTCATGAGCGGAGACAATAAAAAAGCGGCAACGATACACCAAAAACTATTGCCGATCATGAAGGCGCTATTTGCTGCTCCAAGTCCTGTACCAGTAAAAACTGCTTTACAGTTGAAGGGATTAGATGTTGGTTCTGTTCGACTACCACTTGTACCGTTGACGGAACAAGAACGTTTGCAACTCATGCACGTGCTACAACGTTAA
- the dapG gene encoding aspartate kinase, whose translation MKIIVQKFGGTSVRDEHGRNLARKHIEKALQDGYKVVVVVSAMGRKGDPYATDTLLSLIDGANAHVTNREKDLLMACGEIISSVVFTNMLNKHGIKATAFTGAQAGFRTNNDYTNAKIIDMRCERLLRALKEHDVVVVAGFQGAAENGDVTTIGRGGSDTSAAALGAALGAEWVDIFTDVEGVMTADPRIVENARPLDVVTYTEICNMAYQGAKVIHPRAVEIAMQAKVPLRIRSTYSDSPGTLVTSIEKKGSDVKERLVTGIAHVSNITQIKVPAKEGHYDLQAEVFKAMANEGISVDFINISPNGVVYTVSSDVADRAIATLQKLGYEPTVTRGCAKVSTVGAGIAGVPGVTAKIVTALSERGIQILQSADSHTTIWVLVKEEHLKEAVNALHDAFQLAEQKQYDFS comes from the coding sequence TTGAAAATTATCGTTCAAAAGTTTGGTGGCACGTCTGTTCGTGATGAACACGGCCGGAATTTAGCGCGCAAACATATTGAAAAAGCGTTGCAAGACGGTTATAAAGTCGTTGTCGTCGTTTCTGCGATGGGGAGAAAAGGGGATCCGTATGCAACAGATACGTTGCTCAGCCTCATTGATGGAGCGAATGCACATGTGACAAACCGCGAAAAAGATTTATTGATGGCGTGCGGGGAAATTATTTCAAGCGTCGTTTTTACAAACATGTTAAATAAACATGGTATCAAAGCGACAGCCTTTACAGGAGCGCAAGCTGGTTTTCGCACAAACAACGACTATACGAATGCAAAAATTATTGATATGCGTTGTGAACGGTTGTTGCGTGCGCTAAAAGAGCATGATGTTGTCGTTGTCGCAGGCTTTCAAGGTGCTGCTGAAAACGGAGATGTGACAACGATCGGGCGCGGCGGAAGCGATACGTCGGCAGCTGCGCTTGGGGCTGCACTCGGTGCAGAATGGGTTGACATTTTCACTGACGTCGAAGGTGTAATGACGGCGGATCCGCGCATCGTAGAAAATGCGCGACCGCTTGATGTTGTAACATATACAGAAATTTGCAATATGGCATATCAAGGGGCAAAAGTCATCCATCCGCGTGCGGTCGAAATTGCGATGCAAGCGAAAGTGCCTTTGCGCATTCGCTCGACGTATTCTGATTCACCGGGAACGCTCGTTACATCGATTGAAAAAAAAGGAAGCGATGTAAAAGAACGATTAGTCACAGGAATTGCCCACGTTTCAAACATTACGCAAATTAAAGTGCCTGCAAAAGAGGGACATTACGATTTACAAGCTGAAGTATTTAAAGCAATGGCAAATGAAGGAATTAGTGTAGACTTTATTAACATTTCACCAAATGGCGTTGTATATACGGTATCAAGCGACGTCGCAGATCGAGCAATCGCCACGTTGCAAAAGCTTGGCTATGAGCCAACCGTCACGCGCGGTTGCGCGAAAGTATCGACTGTCGGAGCGGGTATTGCTGGCGTTCCGGGAGTAACCGCAAAAATTGTGACAGCACTATCTGAACGAGGCATTCAAATTTTGCAGTCGGCTGATAGCCACACAACCATTTGGGTACTTGTGAAAGAGGAGCATTTAAAAGAAGCGGTAAATGCATTACATGATGCATTTCAACTTGCGGAACAAAAACAATATGATTTCAGTTAG
- the asd gene encoding aspartate-semialdehyde dehydrogenase: MEQKGLHVAVVGATGAVGQQMIQTLEKRNFPIAKLSLLSSERSAGKKVVFKGEEIEVQVAKPESFEGVHIALFSAGGSVSKQLAPEAVKRGAVVVDNTSAFRMDENVPLVVPEVNEADLHWHNGIIANPNCSTIQMVVALEPIRQAFGLKRVIVSTYQAVSGAGAQAVEELKTQAAHMLNGEEVTPEILPVKSDRKHYPIAFNAIPQIDKFQDNGFTFEEMKMINETKKIMHMPELEVAATCVRIPVMVGHSESVYIEIEQEGVTAEQLKSLLKEAPGVVLQDDPSEQLYPMPLFATGQNDVFVGRIRKDLHRDTGFHLWIVSDNLLKGAAWNSVQIAESLLKLGLVKA; this comes from the coding sequence ATGGAGCAAAAAGGATTACATGTCGCCGTCGTTGGTGCGACAGGAGCTGTCGGACAACAAATGATTCAAACGTTAGAAAAAAGAAATTTCCCAATTGCAAAACTATCTTTACTTTCATCGGAGCGTTCAGCTGGAAAAAAAGTCGTATTTAAAGGTGAAGAAATTGAAGTGCAAGTAGCAAAACCGGAAAGTTTTGAAGGTGTGCATATCGCGCTATTTAGCGCAGGTGGATCTGTATCAAAGCAACTTGCTCCCGAGGCGGTGAAACGCGGAGCGGTCGTTGTTGATAATACGAGTGCATTTCGCATGGACGAAAACGTACCGCTTGTCGTCCCTGAAGTAAACGAAGCAGATTTACATTGGCATAACGGAATTATCGCAAATCCAAACTGCTCAACGATCCAGATGGTTGTGGCGCTCGAACCGATTCGTCAAGCGTTCGGATTAAAGCGCGTCATCGTCTCGACATATCAAGCGGTGTCAGGCGCAGGAGCACAAGCGGTAGAAGAGTTAAAAACGCAAGCAGCGCACATGTTAAACGGCGAAGAAGTGACGCCGGAAATTTTACCGGTAAAATCGGATCGCAAACATTATCCGATTGCATTTAACGCCATTCCACAGATTGATAAGTTTCAAGACAATGGATTTACATTTGAAGAAATGAAAATGATTAACGAAACGAAAAAAATTATGCATATGCCTGAATTGGAAGTAGCGGCAACATGCGTGCGCATTCCGGTGATGGTAGGGCATTCGGAATCTGTATATATTGAAATTGAGCAAGAAGGCGTAACGGCCGAGCAGTTGAAGTCGTTACTAAAAGAAGCGCCTGGTGTCGTGTTGCAAGACGATCCAAGCGAGCAGCTTTATCCGATGCCGTTGTTTGCAACAGGGCAAAATGACGTATTCGTCGGTCGCATTCGCAAAGATTTACATCGTGATACAGGGTTCCATTTATGGATCGTTTCTGATAACTTGTTAAAGGGAGCGGCGTGGAACTCTGTTCAAATCGCTGAAAGTCTTTTAAAATTAGGGCTTGTGAAAGCGTAA
- the dpaB gene encoding dipicolinate synthase subunit B produces MNVQGKRIGFGLTGSHCTYDAVMPEIEKLIAKGADVIPIVSYTVQSTNTRFGKGEEWVKKLEEMTGHQVIDTIVKAEPLGPKLPLDCMVIAPLTGNSMSKLANALTDSPVLMAAKATMRNHRPVVVGISTNDALGLNGVNLMRLMAAKNIYFIPFGQDDPFKKPNSMVAHMPLLLDTVEAALEGRQIQPVIVEYRRS; encoded by the coding sequence ATGAACGTACAAGGAAAGCGCATTGGTTTTGGTTTAACAGGCTCTCATTGCACATATGATGCGGTAATGCCGGAAATTGAAAAATTAATTGCGAAAGGGGCAGACGTCATCCCGATTGTTTCGTATACGGTGCAATCGACAAATACCCGATTCGGTAAAGGAGAAGAATGGGTGAAAAAGCTTGAAGAGATGACAGGTCATCAAGTCATTGATACAATTGTAAAAGCGGAACCATTAGGACCGAAATTACCGCTTGATTGCATGGTTATTGCGCCACTAACCGGAAATTCGATGAGCAAATTAGCGAACGCGCTGACGGATTCGCCTGTATTAATGGCTGCAAAAGCAACGATGCGCAATCATCGTCCCGTTGTTGTTGGCATTTCGACAAACGATGCGCTCGGTTTAAACGGTGTTAATTTAATGCGATTAATGGCAGCAAAAAATATTTACTTCATCCCATTTGGGCAAGATGATCCGTTCAAAAAACCGAATTCGATGGTTGCTCATATGCCGTTGTTGCTTGATACGGTAGAAGCGGCGCTCGAAGGTCGGCAAATTCAACCAGTCATCGTTGAATATCGTCGCTCATAA
- the dpaA gene encoding dipicolinic acid synthetase subunit A: protein MLTGMHVAIIGGDARQLEVIRKLMELDAKLSLVGFDQLDHGFAGVTKMKIHEVDFHEVDAIILPVHGTSMDGEIQTVFSNEKMTFTEELLRQTPARCTVYSGITNDYLDHVVKSVGRKHVQLFERDDVAIYNSIPTAEGTVMMVIQHTDVTIHGSRVAVLGLGRVGMTVARTFAALGAKVKVGARRSEHLARIAEMALEPFHLNDLEQHVEDIDVCINTIPYPVVTASVIAKMPAHTLIVDLASKPGGTDFRYAEKRGIQALLAPGLPGIVAPKTAGQIVANVLAQLLSADLKKRKENKK, encoded by the coding sequence ATGCTGACAGGAATGCACGTTGCGATCATCGGTGGGGACGCTCGGCAGCTTGAAGTCATTCGGAAATTGATGGAACTTGACGCAAAATTGTCGCTCGTTGGCTTCGATCAATTAGACCATGGCTTTGCTGGAGTAACGAAAATGAAAATTCACGAAGTCGATTTTCACGAAGTAGACGCCATTATTTTACCTGTTCACGGAACGAGCATGGACGGTGAAATTCAAACGGTATTTTCAAACGAAAAAATGACGTTTACTGAAGAATTGCTTCGTCAAACCCCGGCGCGTTGCACCGTTTATTCAGGAATTACAAATGACTATTTAGACCACGTCGTCAAATCCGTTGGTCGAAAACATGTGCAACTATTTGAGCGAGACGATGTCGCCATTTATAACTCGATTCCAACGGCAGAAGGAACGGTCATGATGGTCATTCAACATACAGATGTGACGATTCATGGATCACGCGTTGCTGTTTTAGGTTTGGGACGTGTAGGGATGACGGTCGCTCGAACGTTTGCAGCTTTAGGTGCAAAAGTAAAAGTGGGAGCCCGCCGCTCCGAACATTTAGCGCGCATTGCAGAGATGGCGTTAGAGCCGTTTCATTTAAACGATTTAGAACAACACGTGGAAGATATTGACGTTTGTATTAATACGATCCCATATCCTGTTGTAACCGCAAGCGTCATTGCGAAAATGCCTGCTCATACGCTTATTGTTGACTTGGCATCAAAACCTGGTGGCACGGATTTTCGATATGCGGAAAAGCGCGGCATTCAAGCGCTATTAGCCCCGGGACTTCCCGGCATTGTCGCGCCAAAAACAGCGGGGCAAATTGTCGCAAATGTATTGGCGCAACTTCTTTCTGCAGATTTGAAAAAACGAAAGGAGAATAAAAAATGA
- a CDS encoding YlmC/YmxH family sporulation protein, translated as MRLSELSGKEIVDMKRAERLGILGQTDLEINERTGQIQALLIPTTKWFGFRKDGTDIRVPWSRVKKIGSDMILIDVDD; from the coding sequence ATGCGATTAAGTGAATTAAGCGGAAAAGAAATTGTTGATATGAAGCGAGCAGAGCGGCTCGGTATTTTAGGACAGACTGATTTAGAAATTAATGAACGAACAGGTCAAATTCAAGCACTTTTAATTCCAACAACAAAATGGTTTGGCTTTCGGAAAGATGGAACAGATATACGCGTACCATGGAGCCGTGTAAAAAAGATCGGCTCAGATATGATTTTAATTGATGTCGATGATTAG
- a CDS encoding M16 family metallopeptidase: MIKTYTCQNGVRVVLEHIPTVRSVAIGIWIGTGSRNENEQNNGISHFLEHMFFKGTKTRTARDIAESFDRIGGQVNAFTSKEYTCYYAKVLDTHASFALDILADMFFHSTFVDEELQKEKNVVFEEIKMYEDTPDDLVHDLLSKASYGNHPLGYPILGTEQTLATFTGDTLRQYMYETYTPDRVVISIAGNVDESFIQQVEAYFGSFTRQKGNDVYVAPSFYPNKIARKKETEQAHVCIGFNGLPIGHEDVYSLIILNNILGGSMSSRLFQEVREQRGLAYSIFSYHSAYRDGGMVTIYGGTGSQQLDLLFDTIQQTIEQLKQDGITEKELENSKEQMKGNLMLSLESTNGRMSRNGKNELLLGRHRSLDEIIESIDRVTKESVDRMAQTIFTDDFSVALISPEGTLPKSLQQ, encoded by the coding sequence TTGATTAAAACATATACATGTCAAAACGGGGTAAGAGTTGTACTCGAACACATTCCAACGGTTCGATCCGTGGCGATCGGCATTTGGATTGGCACCGGATCACGCAATGAAAATGAACAAAACAACGGTATTTCACACTTTCTTGAACATATGTTTTTTAAAGGAACGAAAACGCGCACAGCGCGCGATATTGCGGAATCGTTCGATCGCATTGGCGGTCAAGTCAATGCGTTTACGTCAAAAGAGTACACGTGCTATTATGCCAAAGTGTTAGATACACATGCGTCATTTGCTTTAGACATACTAGCCGATATGTTCTTCCATTCGACGTTTGTAGACGAAGAATTACAAAAAGAAAAAAATGTTGTATTCGAAGAAATTAAAATGTATGAAGATACACCAGATGATCTCGTTCATGATCTATTGAGTAAGGCAAGTTACGGCAACCACCCTCTCGGCTACCCGATTTTAGGAACGGAGCAAACGTTAGCGACATTTACAGGCGATACGTTGCGGCAATACATGTACGAAACGTATACTCCAGATCGGGTCGTCATTTCGATCGCAGGGAATGTCGATGAATCGTTTATTCAACAAGTAGAAGCTTACTTTGGTTCGTTTACGAGACAAAAAGGGAACGACGTGTATGTAGCACCATCGTTTTACCCGAATAAAATCGCGCGCAAAAAAGAGACAGAGCAAGCGCACGTATGCATTGGATTTAATGGGTTACCAATTGGTCATGAAGATGTTTATAGCTTAATTATTTTAAACAATATTTTAGGTGGAAGCATGAGCAGCCGACTGTTTCAAGAAGTGCGCGAACAACGTGGATTAGCTTATTCCATTTTCTCATACCATTCCGCATATCGCGACGGAGGAATGGTAACAATTTATGGTGGGACAGGAAGCCAACAACTTGATCTTTTATTCGATACGATTCAACAAACAATTGAACAATTAAAACAAGATGGCATTACGGAAAAAGAGCTAGAAAATAGTAAAGAGCAAATGAAAGGGAACTTAATGCTTAGCCTAGAAAGTACAAACGGCCGTATGAGCCGAAATGGAAAAAATGAACTTCTGCTTGGCCGTCACCGCTCGCTTGACGAAATTATTGAAAGCATTGATCGCGTAACAAAAGAAAGCGTTGACCGCATGGCGCAAACGATTTTTACAGATGACTTCTCTGTTGCGCTAATCAGCCCGGAAGGAACATTGCCAAAAAGCCTGCAACAATGA
- a CDS encoding polysaccharide deacetylase family protein, translating into MRRAFFLTMIICMAAMIVQNPWTTTYIHELRHVTVAKQSDPLYIQITERAEQYNIPAQNAKIDAVWKAIPGYNGLVIDVEASYKQMKQNGTFSEQQLVYKQVSPSIHLSDLPPSPIYRGHPDKPMVSFLINVAWGSEHIPSMLHILEKYNVRATFFLEGRWVKENPQLAKMIADAGHEIGNHSYNHPDMKTMSKQAIREQIVKTNDAIEAATGIKPRLFAPPSGSYRDDVVYIAHELGMYTILWTVDTIDWQKPSPSVIVERVTSKVHNGAMILMHPTVSTVKALEPLIQSLQKQEYAIDNVSTLLSEERIVKSRRKGLD; encoded by the coding sequence GTGCGGCGAGCGTTTTTCTTAACGATGATCATATGTATGGCGGCTATGATTGTACAAAACCCATGGACGACAACGTACATCCATGAGTTACGGCATGTGACGGTGGCAAAACAAAGCGATCCGCTATACATTCAAATTACGGAGCGAGCAGAGCAGTATAATATTCCTGCGCAAAATGCGAAAATAGATGCTGTATGGAAAGCCATTCCTGGATATAATGGGCTAGTCATAGATGTTGAGGCATCATATAAGCAAATGAAGCAAAATGGGACATTTTCTGAACAACAGCTTGTATATAAACAAGTATCGCCGTCTATTCACTTATCTGATTTGCCCCCATCGCCTATTTATCGGGGACATCCAGACAAACCGATGGTCTCTTTTTTGATTAATGTTGCATGGGGAAGCGAACATATCCCAAGTATGTTACATATTCTTGAAAAATACAACGTACGTGCAACGTTTTTTTTAGAAGGGCGTTGGGTAAAAGAAAATCCACAACTAGCGAAAATGATTGCAGATGCCGGGCATGAAATTGGCAATCATTCATACAATCATCCAGATATGAAAACGATGAGTAAACAAGCCATTCGGGAACAAATTGTCAAAACAAATGATGCAATTGAGGCGGCAACAGGAATAAAACCTCGTCTATTTGCTCCGCCAAGCGGCAGTTATCGTGATGATGTCGTATACATTGCCCATGAGCTTGGCATGTATACGATTTTATGGACGGTCGATACAATTGATTGGCAAAAACCATCACCTTCTGTTATAGTGGAACGAGTAACATCAAAAGTGCATAACGGAGCGATGATTTTAATGCATCCGACCGTATCAACGGTAAAGGCGTTAGAGCCGTTAATTCAATCATTACAAAAACAAGAATACGCAATTGACAATGTGTCCACATTATTAAGTGAGGAAAGAATTGTAAAAAGTAGGAGGAAGGGACTTGATTAA